CCTGCAGCAGGGCCTCGGCGATCGTCGGGTTGCGCTTGCCCGGCATGATCGACGACGACAGGCCGTCATCGGGAAAGACGAGTTCGCCGAGGCCGGTGCGCGGCCCGGAGCCGAGCAGCCGGATGTCGTTGGCGATCTTGATCAGCGAGACCGCCAGCACGTGGAGCGCGCCCGAGACCTCGACGAGGGCGTCGTGGGCGCCCATGCCCTCGAACTTGCTCGGATTGGGCCGGAAGGGCAGCCCGGTCAGGCCCGCGACTTCCTCGCAGAAGACGTCGTCGAACCCGGCCGGCGCGTTGAGGCCGGAGCCGACGGCGGTGCCCCCTTGAGCGAGCCGGTACAGGCGCGGGGCCGTGGCCTCGATCCGCTCGATCCCGAGGCCGACCTGCCGGGCGAAGGCGTCGAAGGCCTGCCCGACCGTCATCGGGACCGCATCCATGAGGTGGGTGCGGCCGATCTTCACGACGTCGTCGAACTCGGCCGCCTTGGCGGCGAGGGTGTCGCGCAAGGTTCCGAGGGCGGGCATCAGCCGCTCGTGCAGCTCGATCGCGACGCAGAGATGCATGACGGTCGGGAAGCTGTCGTTCGAGGATTGCGAGCGGTTGACGTGGTCGTTGGGATGGACCGGCCGGCGCAGGCCGAGCGGCTGGCCCAGGGTCTCGTTGGCGCGGTTGGCGATGACCTCGTTGGCGTTCATGTTGGTCTGGGTGCCGGATCCGGTCTGCCAGATCGGCAGCGGGAAATGGCCGTCGAAGCGGCCCTTCCACAGCTCCCGCGCCGCCGCCTCGACGGCCTCGGCGAGGGCGGGGTCGAGCGTCCCGAGGCGGCGGTTGGCGCGGGCGGCCGCGAGCTTCTGCAGGCCGAAGGTCCGCACGAGGCAGGCCGGGAAGCGCTCGTCGCCGATCTCGAACACGCCGAGCGCCCGCTGCGTCTGCGCACCCCAGTACCGGTCGGCGGGGATCTCGACCGGACCGAAGGCGTCGTGCTCGATCCTGATTCCGGGTTTGTCGGTCATGTGGGCTTGCGGTCCTGCGAGGGGGCGTGTCGATCACGGTGTCGGGGAGCCCGCGGGCTCCC
This sequence is a window from Methylobacterium sp. SyP6R. Protein-coding genes within it:
- a CDS encoding class II fumarate hydratase gives rise to the protein MTDKPGIRIEHDAFGPVEIPADRYWGAQTQRALGVFEIGDERFPACLVRTFGLQKLAAARANRRLGTLDPALAEAVEAAARELWKGRFDGHFPLPIWQTGSGTQTNMNANEVIANRANETLGQPLGLRRPVHPNDHVNRSQSSNDSFPTVMHLCVAIELHERLMPALGTLRDTLAAKAAEFDDVVKIGRTHLMDAVPMTVGQAFDAFARQVGLGIERIEATAPRLYRLAQGGTAVGSGLNAPAGFDDVFCEEVAGLTGLPFRPNPSKFEGMGAHDALVEVSGALHVLAVSLIKIANDIRLLGSGPRTGLGELVFPDDGLSSSIMPGKRNPTIAEALLQVAFQVVGNHATIAAAGASGTFELNVAKPVLVHNLLQSIRLLADGSRVFAAKLVHGLDVDRERLAANVANALLLATALNPLLGYDRVAAITRKAMAETITPRAAAIALGYVTGEEYDRVVDPRAMIAPAAP